A portion of the Triplophysa rosa unplaced genomic scaffold, Trosa_1v2 scaffold54_ERROPOS3237409+, whole genome shotgun sequence genome contains these proteins:
- the lysmd3 gene encoding lysM and putative peptidoglycan-binding domain-containing protein 3, translating to MTERNQHNSLQFTTTVQPPTGGCIYTLATNSETEHSEEDGETFELRSRGKDRHHRSTSTDRKDNIIYLIRDVKEGDTLIGISLQYFCTVADIKRANNLLTEQDFFALRAIRIPVRKFSSLTETHTTTSLKSSSPGGTRRITEIPISGSSLDSSSSSSSVDSVECFLQEKDKDIELLVKSSAPSRSSLSEVVSSLEQPVLGDSDRRPVQKKDPYYGADWGMRWWTAVAIMLVVGIVTPVFYLLYYEVLMKADVSHHTTIDSIRPGPTQPAVPEPLVLPQANTASYQDSRQQPVIEQQPLMNHDEET from the exons atgactgaaaggAACCAGCACAACAGTTTACAATTTACAACCACAGTGCAGCCACCCACAGGTGGTTGCATTTACACTTTAGCCACCAACTCGGAGACTGAACATTCTGAGGAAGATGGTGAAACCTTTGAACTGCGTTCCAGAGGGAAGGACAGGCATCACAGGAGCACATCTACAGATCGAAAGGACAATATTATTTACTTGATAAGGGACGTAAAAGAGGGAGATACTCTGATCGGTATTTCACTGCAGTATTTTTGCACT GTTGCAGACATAAAGCGGGCCAACAATCTTCTAACTGAGCAGGATTTCTTTGCATTGCGGGCCATAAGGATCCCTGTAAGGAAATTTAGCTCTTTGACAGAAACCCACACCACCACTTCTCTCAAATCCAGTTCGCCTGGTGGGACTCGCAGAATCACAGAGATCCCAATTTCTGGATCTTCCTTGGACTCTTCATCATCGTCCTCATCAGTTGATAGTGTGGAGTGCTTCCTGCAGGAGAAGGATAAGGACATTGAACTTCTTGTAAAGTCCTCTGCCCCTTCCAGGAGCAGCCTGAGTGAGGTTGTGTCCTCGCTGGAGCAGCCAGTTTTAGGTGACTCAGATCGCAGGCCAGTCCAGAAGAAAGACCCATACTATGGGGCTGATTGGGGAATGAGATGGTGGACTGCAGTGGCTATCATGTTGGTCGTTGGCATTGTTACACCGGTTTTTTATCTGTTGTATTATGAGGTTCTAATGAAAGCAGATGTTAGCCACCACACTACAATAGACTCTATTAGGCCTGGACCTACACAACCGGCTGTCCCTGAGCCACTTGTTTTACCACAGGCTAATACTGCCTCTTATCAGGACTCTCGCCAACAGCCTGTTATTGAACAGCAACCTCTTATGAACCACGATGAAGAAACATAG
- the polr3g gene encoding DNA-directed RNA polymerase III subunit RPC7 isoform X2 has protein sequence MAGKGRGIAAFTFNIEALGITRGSMPEAQRGPTPLFPQIEYKPGPLKAGEDEDYMRALKQEMRGRMKDLPFNIKPHSGKSDVERYKDKYTREIKKIEDGNWTPDWNRLPKELKPQRNIIKKKMDFKKFKEMSKKDKEDMLSKLDELDKRGDGKSDEEDEAKGEKKGDGEEEEIEGNFEEEELEEEALHTIN, from the exons ATGGCAGGAAAAGGCAGAGGTATAGCAGCTTTCACATTCAACATAGAGGCCCTGGGCATCACCAGAGGGTCTATGCCTGAAGCCCAGAGAGGACCAACTCCACTCTTCCCA CAAATTGAATATAAACCAGGGCCTCTGAAAGCTGGAGAAGATGAAGACTACATGAGAGCTTTGAAACAGGAGATGAGGGGACGAATGAAAGATCTCCCTTTCAACATAAAACCCCACTCAGGAAAGAGTG ATGTAGAGCGGTACAAGGATAAATATACAAGGGAAATTAAAAAAATCGAGGATGGCAATTGGACCCCAG ATTGGAACCGTCTTCCAAAGGAGCTGAAGCCACAGAGGaatataattaaaaagaaaatgg attttaaaaaattcaaaGAGATGTCAAAAAAAGACAAGGAGGATATGCTGTCTAAACTAGAT GAACTTGATAAAAGGGGAGATGGCAAATCAGATGAAGAAGATGAGGCAAAGGGGGAGAAGAAAGGAGATGGTGAGGAAGAAGAAATTGAAGGGAACTTTGAAGAAGAAGAGCTTGAAGAG GAAGCACTCCACACTATCAACTGA
- the polr3g gene encoding DNA-directed RNA polymerase III subunit RPC7 isoform X1, which translates to MAGKGRGIAAFTFNIEALGITRGSMPEAQRGPTPLFPQIEYKPGPLKAGEDEDYMRALKQEMRGRMKDLPFNIKPHSGKSDVERYKDKYTREIKKIEDGNWTPDWNRLPKELKPQRNIIKKKMDFKKFKEMSKKDKEDMLSKLDELDKRGDGKSDEEDEAKGEKKGDGEEEEIEGNFEEEELEEDNDYIANYFEDGDDFGAGSDDNMDEATY; encoded by the exons ATGGCAGGAAAAGGCAGAGGTATAGCAGCTTTCACATTCAACATAGAGGCCCTGGGCATCACCAGAGGGTCTATGCCTGAAGCCCAGAGAGGACCAACTCCACTCTTCCCA CAAATTGAATATAAACCAGGGCCTCTGAAAGCTGGAGAAGATGAAGACTACATGAGAGCTTTGAAACAGGAGATGAGGGGACGAATGAAAGATCTCCCTTTCAACATAAAACCCCACTCAGGAAAGAGTG ATGTAGAGCGGTACAAGGATAAATATACAAGGGAAATTAAAAAAATCGAGGATGGCAATTGGACCCCAG ATTGGAACCGTCTTCCAAAGGAGCTGAAGCCACAGAGGaatataattaaaaagaaaatgg attttaaaaaattcaaaGAGATGTCAAAAAAAGACAAGGAGGATATGCTGTCTAAACTAGAT GAACTTGATAAAAGGGGAGATGGCAAATCAGATGAAGAAGATGAGGCAAAGGGGGAGAAGAAAGGAGATGGTGAGGAAGAAGAAATTGAAGGGAACTTTGAAGAAGAAGAGCTTGAAGAG GATAATGATTACATAGCAAATTACTTTGAAGATGGTGATGATTTTGGAGCTGGAAGTGATGACAACATGGATGAGGCCACTTACTAG
- the polr3g gene encoding DNA-directed RNA polymerase III subunit RPC7 isoform X3: MPEAQRGPTPLFPQIEYKPGPLKAGEDEDYMRALKQEMRGRMKDLPFNIKPHSGKSDVERYKDKYTREIKKIEDGNWTPDWNRLPKELKPQRNIIKKKMDFKKFKEMSKKDKEDMLSKLDELDKRGDGKSDEEDEAKGEKKGDGEEEEIEGNFEEEELEEDNDYIANYFEDGDDFGAGSDDNMDEATY, translated from the exons ATGCCTGAAGCCCAGAGAGGACCAACTCCACTCTTCCCA CAAATTGAATATAAACCAGGGCCTCTGAAAGCTGGAGAAGATGAAGACTACATGAGAGCTTTGAAACAGGAGATGAGGGGACGAATGAAAGATCTCCCTTTCAACATAAAACCCCACTCAGGAAAGAGTG ATGTAGAGCGGTACAAGGATAAATATACAAGGGAAATTAAAAAAATCGAGGATGGCAATTGGACCCCAG ATTGGAACCGTCTTCCAAAGGAGCTGAAGCCACAGAGGaatataattaaaaagaaaatgg attttaaaaaattcaaaGAGATGTCAAAAAAAGACAAGGAGGATATGCTGTCTAAACTAGAT GAACTTGATAAAAGGGGAGATGGCAAATCAGATGAAGAAGATGAGGCAAAGGGGGAGAAGAAAGGAGATGGTGAGGAAGAAGAAATTGAAGGGAACTTTGAAGAAGAAGAGCTTGAAGAG GATAATGATTACATAGCAAATTACTTTGAAGATGGTGATGATTTTGGAGCTGGAAGTGATGACAACATGGATGAGGCCACTTACTAG